Below is a window of Thermodesulfovibrio thiophilus DSM 17215 DNA.
TTAGTAAGGTAGCAATTCTAATAGTACACAAACAGCAGTTGATAAGTAAGTATATGAATAAAAAAATCAATAAAAAAATAATAAAAATATTTTCTCCGGCTATTTAACAACAAGAACAGGAAATTTGGAGTACTCAACAACCTTTGAAGAAACACTACCAATTAAAAATTTTTTTGTGCCATGCTTTCCATGAGAACCTGTAACAATGAGATCAACTTTCATTTTATGAGCTGTTTCAAGGATTTTTTCAGCAGGATCTCCTTCTCTAACAAGAAATTTAATCTCAATTGGCTTTCCTGAAAGAGCTTTTCTTATTCTTTCCATATTTTCCTCTGTTTCTCTCTTGAGCACTTCTGTAATTCTCTGTCTATCAGCATCAGAGAGTTCTGTAAGATACAGCTCTGGAACAACAGCAAGCACGGTAAGAGAAGCATTCATGCTTAAAGCAATCTCGAGAGCCTTTCTCAATGCTTTATCAGAAGCTTTTGAACCATCATGGGCTACTAAAATCCTCTGCATTTCATTCCCTCCTTTATATCTTTATGTTCTTTAATAACTCTCTA
It encodes the following:
- a CDS encoding universal stress protein: MQRILVAHDGSKASDKALRKALEIALSMNASLTVLAVVPELYLTELSDADRQRITEVLKRETEENMERIRKALSGKPIEIKFLVREGDPAEKILETAHKMKVDLIVTGSHGKHGTKKFLIGSVSSKVVEYSKFPVLVVK